In Actinobacillus indolicus, a single genomic region encodes these proteins:
- a CDS encoding heme ABC transporter permease → MWKWLHPYAKSETQYHLLGKVQPWLGGISCLLLLAAFIIGLGFAPKDYQQGDSYRIIFIHVPAAIWSMGVYGSMAVAALIAAVWQIRQAHLAMISMAPIGMVFAFLSLVTGAIWGKPMWGTWWVWDARLTSALVLFFLYLGVMALYSAFQDKNTGAKAAGVLSMVGVINLPIIHFSVEWWNTLHQGATITKFDKPSMATEMLIPLLLAIFGSMIFMIWLSIVRYRSALLQDERKRPWVRELAKLSK, encoded by the coding sequence ATGTGGAAATGGTTACACCCTTATGCAAAGTCTGAAACACAGTACCACTTGCTAGGGAAAGTGCAGCCTTGGCTAGGTGGCATAAGTTGTTTGCTACTTTTAGCTGCATTTATTATTGGCTTGGGTTTTGCCCCAAAAGATTATCAACAAGGCGATAGTTATCGCATTATTTTCATTCACGTTCCTGCCGCGATTTGGTCGATGGGTGTTTATGGCTCAATGGCTGTTGCTGCATTAATTGCAGCCGTATGGCAAATCCGTCAAGCACATCTAGCAATGATCTCAATGGCACCGATTGGCATGGTTTTTGCCTTTCTTTCTCTAGTGACTGGGGCAATCTGGGGCAAGCCGATGTGGGGAACTTGGTGGGTATGGGACGCACGTTTAACCTCAGCCTTAGTGTTGTTTTTCCTCTATCTTGGCGTGATGGCACTCTATTCTGCTTTCCAAGATAAAAATACAGGGGCAAAGGCAGCTGGTGTACTTTCAATGGTAGGCGTTATCAACTTACCGATTATCCACTTCTCAGTAGAGTGGTGGAACACGCTACATCAAGGGGCAACCATCACTAAATTTGATAAACCCTCAATGGCAACCGAAATGTTAATCCCATTATTGTTGGCGATTTTCGGCTCAATGATCTTTATGATTTGGTTAAGCATCGTGCGTTATCGCAGTGCTTTACTTCAAGACGAACGCAAACGCCCTTGGGTGCGTGAACTCGCAAAATTAAGTAAATAG
- the ccmA gene encoding cytochrome c biogenesis heme-transporting ATPase CcmA, translating into MDQLSLINIACERGETRLFEGCSLTISSGQWWQIEGHNGIGKTSLLRILAGLAVAAEGEVQWNGVKIQQQRDQYYANLFYLGHHAGVKPELTAWENLRFFQKIQGLPLDDEALWNALGKVSLIGREDLPCSHLSAGQQRRVALAKLWLTKATLWILDEPFTAIDKKGVAELIAHIEQHCEQGGMVIFTSHQTAESDKVQVLSLDPFKV; encoded by the coding sequence ATGGATCAACTTTCGCTCATTAATATTGCCTGTGAACGTGGTGAAACTCGCTTGTTTGAAGGCTGTTCATTGACTATTTCAAGTGGTCAATGGTGGCAAATCGAAGGGCATAATGGCATTGGAAAAACCAGTCTATTGCGGATTTTAGCAGGGCTTGCGGTGGCGGCAGAAGGCGAAGTGCAGTGGAATGGTGTTAAAATTCAGCAACAACGAGATCAATACTACGCTAATCTCTTTTATTTAGGGCATCACGCAGGGGTTAAGCCTGAACTGACCGCTTGGGAAAATTTACGTTTTTTCCAAAAAATTCAGGGATTGCCTTTAGATGATGAAGCCCTTTGGAATGCCTTAGGAAAAGTGTCGTTAATTGGGCGTGAAGATTTGCCTTGCTCACATTTGTCGGCAGGGCAACAACGTCGAGTGGCACTGGCAAAATTATGGCTGACCAAAGCGACACTGTGGATTTTAGATGAGCCTTTTACTGCGATTGATAAAAAAGGGGTCGCGGAACTGATCGCCCATATTGAACAGCATTGTGAGCAAGGGGGAATGGTGATTTTTACCAGCCACCAAACCGCAGAAAGCGACAAAGTCCAAGTGTTATCGTTAGATCCATTTAAAGTATAA
- the ccmB gene encoding heme exporter protein CcmB produces MILLTIIQRELTIAFRKPAEILNPLWFFLIIITMFPLLMGPNPELLAKIASGTAWVAAVLSALLSFERLFRDDYLDGSLEQLMLLPVGLPQVALAKVIAHWLLTGLPLILLSPITAILLSLETEVWWALVLTLLLGTPILSCLGAIGVALTVGLRKGGTLLSLLILPLFLPVLIFAAAVLEASTLNMGYTGQLAILGAMLALALTFSPFAIAGALRVSLQ; encoded by the coding sequence ATGATTTTACTGACCATTATTCAACGAGAATTAACCATAGCCTTTCGTAAACCTGCGGAAATTTTAAACCCTTTATGGTTTTTCTTGATTATTATCACAATGTTTCCGCTTTTAATGGGCCCTAATCCTGAATTACTCGCTAAAATAGCCTCTGGAACTGCGTGGGTTGCGGCGGTGCTTTCAGCCTTGCTCTCTTTTGAGCGACTATTTCGTGATGATTATTTAGACGGTTCATTAGAGCAGTTGATGTTGCTTCCCGTCGGCTTGCCGCAAGTGGCGTTAGCAAAAGTGATTGCTCATTGGTTATTAACTGGATTGCCTTTAATTCTGCTTTCGCCGATTACGGCGATTTTGCTTTCGCTTGAAACAGAAGTGTGGTGGGCATTGGTTTTAACCCTATTGTTAGGTACACCGATTTTAAGTTGCCTTGGGGCAATCGGGGTTGCATTAACCGTTGGGCTAAGAAAAGGCGGTACGCTACTCAGTTTATTGATTTTACCGCTCTTTCTACCTGTGTTAATCTTCGCTGCCGCTGTGTTAGAAGCCTCAACCTTAAATATGGGCTATACAGGGCAACTTGCTATTTTAGGGGCAATGTTAGCTTTAGCATTGACCTTTTCTCCTTTTGCTATTGCTGGGGCATTACGTGTCAGCTTGCAATAA
- the hda gene encoding DnaA regulatory inactivator Hda — protein sequence MQLTLPIHQIDDETLDNFYAENSLLLLDSLRQNFDNVQQPFFYIWGGKSSGKSHLLKAVSNHYLMNQLSATYIPLDKSHYFAPTVLDNAEQLDVICLDDLQAVAGDEEWELAIFDLFNQIREQQGLFSQGKKTLLLISADCPPSQLAIKLPDLRSRLTWGEVYQLNDLNDDQKRIILQRNALNKGLELSDEVASFLLKRLDRDLQALMTQLDILDHASLQAQRKLTLPFVKEILGL from the coding sequence TTGCAACTGACTTTACCTATTCATCAAATTGATGATGAAACGCTAGATAATTTTTATGCAGAAAATAGTTTATTGCTATTGGATTCGTTACGTCAAAATTTTGACAACGTACAGCAACCATTTTTCTATATCTGGGGTGGAAAAAGTAGTGGCAAAAGCCATCTGCTTAAAGCAGTGAGCAATCACTATCTGATGAATCAACTTTCTGCAACTTATATTCCTTTGGATAAATCGCACTATTTTGCACCAACGGTATTAGATAATGCAGAACAATTAGATGTGATTTGCTTGGACGATTTACAAGCTGTGGCTGGTGATGAAGAGTGGGAATTAGCAATTTTTGATCTCTTTAATCAAATACGTGAGCAGCAAGGGCTATTTAGCCAAGGTAAGAAAACACTATTATTAATTAGTGCGGATTGCCCACCGAGTCAACTGGCGATTAAATTACCGGATCTTCGTTCTCGACTTACTTGGGGTGAGGTATATCAGTTAAATGATTTAAATGACGATCAGAAACGGATTATTTTACAGAGAAATGCGCTAAATAAAGGTTTAGAACTTTCTGATGAAGTGGCGAGTTTTCTATTAAAACGTTTAGATCGAGATCTACAAGCATTAATGACTCAATTAGACATTCTCGATCATGCGTCTTTACAAGCTCAACGCAAGCTCACACTTCCTTTTGTCAAAGAAATTTTAGGACTATAA
- a CDS encoding DASS family sodium-coupled anion symporter gives MSATTQQPVTTDNKTMRNGLILIFDIILFFVLLNTLPFEPAATKGLALLVFVAVLWLTEALHVTITALLIPILAIGLGLVKSKEALSAFADPTIFLFFGGFALATALHIQQLDRLIANKIMAMARGKLSVAVVYLFSVTAFLSMWMSNTATAAMMLPLAMGILSKLDKHENHNTYIFVLLGIAYSASIGGMGTLVGSPPNAIVASQLNLSFADWLKYGLPIMFILMPLMIGTLYVVFKPKFNVTFEHSFETIELNRDRIITLAIFGLIAFCWVFGDKVNPALSGLLGLEGKIASFDSIVALFAAVLICITRVASWEDIQSNTEWGVLMLFGGGLTLSAVLGKTGASKVMADGIVFMIEGGHFYLIGLIVAAFIIFLTEFTSNTASAALLVPIFISIAQALNMPPVGLALIIGLGASCAFMLPVATPPNAIVFGTGQIKQSEMVKAGFWLNIICIFVIATVGYLFWL, from the coding sequence ATGTCAGCAACAACTCAACAACCTGTCACAACAGACAATAAAACTATGAGAAATGGGCTAATCCTTATTTTTGATATTATTTTATTTTTTGTATTACTGAATACATTACCTTTTGAACCAGCAGCAACGAAAGGACTTGCTTTATTGGTCTTTGTTGCAGTGTTATGGTTAACCGAAGCATTGCATGTCACTATTACCGCATTATTAATTCCAATTTTAGCGATTGGCCTCGGATTAGTGAAATCTAAAGAGGCATTAAGTGCATTTGCGGATCCAACTATTTTCCTTTTCTTTGGTGGCTTTGCGTTAGCGACTGCGTTGCATATTCAGCAACTTGATCGTTTAATTGCGAATAAAATTATGGCTATGGCTCGTGGTAAGTTATCCGTTGCTGTTGTTTATCTGTTTTCAGTTACCGCATTTTTGTCTATGTGGATGAGTAATACCGCAACAGCTGCCATGATGTTACCTTTAGCAATGGGAATTCTTAGTAAACTAGATAAACATGAAAACCATAATACTTATATATTTGTTTTATTAGGTATCGCATATAGTGCAAGTATTGGTGGAATGGGAACCTTAGTAGGAAGTCCTCCAAATGCTATTGTTGCTTCTCAGTTAAATTTAAGTTTTGCTGATTGGTTAAAATACGGTTTACCAATAATGTTTATTTTGATGCCGTTAATGATCGGTACCCTCTATGTTGTTTTTAAACCTAAATTTAATGTAACCTTTGAACATAGTTTTGAAACTATTGAATTAAATCGAGATAGAATCATTACTTTAGCGATTTTTGGATTAATTGCATTCTGTTGGGTTTTTGGAGATAAGGTAAATCCAGCACTTTCTGGGTTGTTAGGGCTAGAGGGAAAAATTGCAAGTTTTGATAGTATTGTTGCACTTTTTGCGGCCGTGTTAATTTGTATCACACGTGTTGCGAGCTGGGAAGATATTCAAAGTAATACCGAGTGGGGTGTATTAATGCTTTTCGGTGGTGGCTTAACTTTAAGTGCAGTATTAGGTAAAACTGGGGCAAGTAAAGTTATGGCTGATGGTATTGTCTTTATGATTGAAGGGGGACACTTTTACTTAATTGGTTTAATTGTGGCAGCCTTTATTATTTTTCTAACCGAATTTACATCAAATACAGCGAGTGCGGCACTATTAGTTCCTATTTTTATCTCTATTGCTCAAGCATTAAATATGCCACCAGTCGGGCTTGCTTTAATCATTGGATTAGGGGCTTCTTGTGCCTTTATGTTGCCAGTTGCAACACCACCAAATGCGATTGTATTTGGTACGGGACAAATCAAGCAGAGTGAAATGGTGAAAGCAGGTTTTTGGCTCAATATTATTTGTATCTTCGTGATTGCTACTGTAGGTTATTTATTCTGGTTGTAA
- the ccmD gene encoding heme exporter protein CcmD yields the protein MTFQFASLSDFFSMGGYGFYVWLSYGITFLSVGLLVWQSKREIRQTLQLAKKELLKEEQLKKKRE from the coding sequence ATGACCTTTCAATTTGCATCACTTAGTGATTTTTTCTCAATGGGCGGTTACGGCTTCTATGTATGGCTCTCTTATGGGATTACCTTTCTTTCTGTCGGTTTGTTAGTTTGGCAAAGTAAACGTGAAATTCGTCAGACGTTGCAGTTGGCGAAGAAAGAGTTATTAAAAGAAGAACAATTAAAGAAGAAGCGCGAATAA
- a CDS encoding phosphoglycerate kinase, with translation MSVKKMADLDLAGKRLFIRADLNVPVKDGKVTSDARIRATIPTLKLALQKGAKVMVTSHLGRPTEGVFEEANSLQPVVDYLNASDLGVPVRLVRDYLDGVDVQENEIVVLENVRINKGEKKNDPELAKKYAALCDVFVMDAFGTAHRAEGSTYGVAEYAPVACAGPLLAAELDALGKALKEPQRPMLAIVGGSKVSTKLTVLDSLSKIADQLIVGGGIANTFIAAEGHNVGKSLYEADLIPEAQRLSKATNIPVPVDVRVGLEYSDVAPATHKAVNEVTAEESIFDIGDKSAEELAEIIRNAKTILWNGPVGVFEFPNFRKGTEVVAQAIVDATANGAFSIAGGGDTLAAIDMFGIADKISYISTGGGAFLEFVEGKVLPAVEILEKRANG, from the coding sequence ATGTCCGTAAAAAAAATGGCAGATCTTGACCTAGCAGGTAAACGCCTTTTCATTCGTGCAGACCTTAACGTGCCAGTTAAAGATGGCAAAGTCACATCAGACGCTCGTATCCGTGCAACAATCCCAACGTTAAAATTAGCCTTACAAAAAGGGGCTAAAGTGATGGTGACATCGCACTTAGGTCGTCCGACAGAAGGTGTATTTGAAGAAGCAAATTCGTTACAACCTGTGGTTGATTATTTAAATGCTTCAGATTTAGGGGTTCCTGTTCGCTTAGTGCGTGATTACTTAGATGGCGTTGATGTACAAGAAAACGAAATCGTAGTACTTGAAAACGTACGCATTAACAAAGGTGAGAAGAAAAATGATCCTGAGTTAGCGAAAAAATATGCAGCACTTTGTGATGTATTCGTGATGGACGCATTCGGTACGGCTCACCGTGCGGAAGGTTCAACTTACGGTGTAGCAGAATACGCACCAGTTGCTTGTGCAGGTCCATTACTTGCAGCAGAATTAGATGCATTAGGTAAAGCATTAAAAGAACCACAACGCCCAATGCTTGCAATTGTAGGTGGTTCAAAAGTTTCAACTAAATTGACTGTATTAGACAGCCTTTCAAAAATCGCTGACCAGTTAATCGTAGGTGGCGGTATCGCAAATACATTCATTGCGGCAGAAGGCCACAATGTAGGTAAATCATTATACGAAGCAGATTTAATCCCTGAAGCACAACGTTTATCTAAAGCAACAAACATTCCTGTTCCAGTTGATGTGCGTGTTGGTTTAGAATACTCTGATGTTGCGCCAGCAACACACAAAGCAGTAAACGAAGTGACTGCTGAGGAATCAATCTTTGACATCGGTGATAAATCAGCGGAAGAGTTAGCAGAAATTATCCGTAATGCAAAAACCATCCTTTGGAACGGTCCAGTTGGTGTATTTGAGTTCCCTAACTTCCGTAAAGGTACAGAAGTGGTTGCTCAAGCTATTGTTGATGCGACAGCAAACGGTGCATTCTCAATCGCAGGTGGTGGTGATACATTAGCAGCAATTGATATGTTTGGTATCGCAGATAAAATCTCTTACATTTCAACAGGTGGTGGTGCGTTCTTAGAATTTGTAGAAGGCAAAGTTTTACCAGCGGTTGAAATTTTAGAGAAACGTGCGAACGGTTAA
- the fbaA gene encoding class II fructose-bisphosphate aldolase: MAKLLDIVKPGVVTGDDVQKIFAYAKEHNFALPAVNCVGSDSVNAVLETAARVKAPVIVQFSNGGAQFYAGKGIKPASGARADVLGAIAGAKHVHELAKEYGVPVILHTDHAAKKLLPWIDGMLDAGEKHFAETGRPLFSSHMIDLSEEPIEENMEICKKYLERMSKIGMTLEIEIGITGGEEDGVDNSDVDESRLYTQPEDVLFVYDSLNPVSPRFTVAAAFGNVHGVYKPGNVKLKPSILGASQEFVSKERNLPAKSIDFVFHGGSGSSQEEIREAIGYGAIKMNIDTDTQWASWAGILDYYNANKDYLQGQLGNPEGPDSPNKKYYDPRVWLRKMEESMSKRLEQSFIDLNCVDVL, translated from the coding sequence ATGGCAAAATTATTAGACATTGTAAAACCAGGCGTTGTAACAGGTGATGACGTACAAAAAATCTTTGCATATGCAAAAGAACACAATTTCGCACTTCCAGCAGTAAACTGCGTAGGTTCAGATTCAGTAAATGCAGTATTAGAAACAGCAGCTCGTGTTAAAGCACCAGTTATCGTGCAATTCTCAAATGGTGGTGCTCAATTCTACGCTGGTAAAGGTATCAAACCAGCAAGCGGTGCTCGTGCAGATGTTTTAGGTGCAATCGCAGGTGCAAAACACGTTCACGAATTAGCGAAAGAGTACGGTGTGCCCGTGATTCTTCATACAGACCATGCTGCGAAAAAATTACTTCCATGGATCGATGGTATGTTAGACGCAGGTGAAAAACACTTCGCTGAAACAGGTCGTCCATTATTCTCTTCACATATGATTGACCTTTCAGAAGAGCCAATCGAAGAAAATATGGAAATCTGCAAAAAATACCTAGAGCGTATGAGCAAAATTGGTATGACCCTTGAAATCGAAATCGGTATCACTGGTGGTGAAGAAGATGGCGTAGATAACAGCGATGTTGATGAGTCACGTTTATATACACAACCAGAAGATGTGTTATTCGTTTACGATTCATTAAACCCAGTAAGCCCACGTTTCACTGTTGCAGCAGCGTTTGGTAACGTACACGGTGTTTACAAACCAGGTAACGTAAAATTAAAACCATCTATCTTAGGTGCATCACAAGAATTTGTTTCTAAAGAGCGTAATCTTCCAGCGAAATCAATCGACTTCGTGTTCCACGGTGGTTCAGGTTCTTCACAAGAAGAGATCCGTGAAGCAATCGGCTACGGTGCAATCAAAATGAACATCGATACCGATACACAATGGGCATCATGGGCTGGTATTTTAGATTACTACAATGCAAACAAAGATTACTTACAAGGTCAATTAGGCAACCCAGAAGGTCCTGATTCACCAAACAAAAAATACTACGATCCACGCGTTTGGTTACGCAAAATGGAAGAGTCTATGTCTAAACGCTTAGAGCAATCTTTCATTGACTTAAATTGTGTAGATGTATTGTAA
- a CDS encoding nitroreductase family protein: MQLIDAIKQRKTIKMFQSGVQIPREEILEIIELAQLAPSKANLQPWRFVVVDDNEQKKQLVDKVAFNGPPCDSASAVIFILADLHYEKLLDDVLDHSIASGCLHQNFRQNSFNFLMGVHNSLTPQEIRDQVLIDSSLVAMQLMLAVKEKGYDSHAIGIFDRHAVLNVLEIDPERYAPVMLLAVGKAAVPALPSARLSTDYTVSWNNGQGFKK; encoded by the coding sequence ATGCAACTGATTGATGCAATTAAACAACGTAAAACAATTAAAATGTTTCAAAGTGGCGTGCAAATTCCTCGTGAAGAAATTCTCGAAATAATTGAGCTCGCACAGTTAGCTCCATCTAAAGCAAATCTACAGCCTTGGCGATTTGTTGTAGTTGATGATAATGAACAGAAAAAACAGCTTGTAGATAAAGTCGCTTTTAATGGGCCACCTTGTGATAGTGCTTCAGCTGTGATTTTTATTTTAGCCGATTTGCATTATGAAAAATTATTAGATGATGTGTTAGATCACTCTATTGCAAGTGGCTGTTTACACCAAAATTTTCGTCAAAATTCTTTCAATTTCTTAATGGGAGTACATAATAGCTTAACGCCACAAGAAATTAGAGATCAAGTGCTGATTGATTCTAGCTTAGTTGCAATGCAACTGATGCTAGCTGTGAAAGAAAAGGGCTATGATAGCCATGCCATTGGTATTTTCGATCGCCATGCTGTGTTGAATGTATTAGAAATTGATCCTGAACGTTATGCCCCTGTCATGTTACTCGCTGTTGGTAAAGCAGCAGTTCCTGCATTGCCAAGTGCAAGGCTTTCAACGGACTATACAGTCTCATGGAACAATGGACAGGGTTTTAAAAAATAA
- a CDS encoding TIGR00645 family protein, whose product MDSQTNIQLKQSIFSKIIFASRWLQLPIYLGLIVVQGIYAYKFLKSLWNLVVNLGVMDENTIMLAVLNLIDVVMIANLLIMVVVGGYETFVSRLNVDNHPDQPEWLDHVNASVLKVKLSMAIISISSIHLLQTFINASKLSSETMMWQLLIHVGFILSAIGVAYTDKLLNSVAHTKH is encoded by the coding sequence ATGGATTCACAAACAAATATTCAATTAAAACAGAGCATTTTCAGCAAAATTATTTTTGCAAGCCGTTGGCTACAATTACCGATTTATTTGGGATTGATTGTTGTACAGGGGATTTATGCGTATAAATTCTTAAAATCCTTATGGAATTTAGTCGTTAATCTCGGCGTAATGGATGAAAACACGATTATGCTAGCCGTGTTAAATCTCATTGATGTAGTTATGATTGCGAACTTATTAATTATGGTTGTTGTTGGAGGCTATGAGACCTTTGTTTCACGCTTAAATGTGGATAATCATCCAGACCAACCAGAGTGGCTTGATCATGTGAATGCCTCCGTACTGAAAGTGAAATTGTCGATGGCGATTATTAGTATTTCATCGATCCATCTGCTTCAAACCTTCATCAATGCCTCAAAATTAAGCTCTGAAACAATGATGTGGCAGTTATTGATCCATGTTGGTTTTATTTTATCGGCGATTGGAGTGGCTTACACCGATAAATTATTAAACAGTGTTGCTCACACTAAACACTAA
- a CDS encoding IS30-like element ISApl1 family transposase: MMSTSYRHLTINEREKIMILLAQGKKQAEIAKALGRSSSTISRELKRHALESYSATNAQNSYLKHRQNSKAQRKLEQPEYFNLVQEKFLTENWSPEQISARLKLEKSELSISYSTIYRGIYSGLFDIGERKASRKLRHKGKTRHTKNHHEKRGKIQISNHLNDRPISAQNRSRFGHWEADTVLGKAGGACLLTLTERKSRFELVKKIPAKKAEAVQKAMIELLDSHILRSITPDRGKEFAQHRLVTEALGVEFYFPEPHQPWTRGTNENTNGLLREYFPKHQDINQWSEVDIQQVVNKLNLRPRKCLGWKTPYEVYFKKTLHLV; encoded by the coding sequence ATGATGAGTACTTCCTACCGACATCTTACAATAAACGAGCGAGAAAAGATAATGATTTTACTCGCACAGGGCAAAAAACAAGCAGAAATTGCCAAAGCACTGGGACGTAGCTCCAGCACCATTTCTCGCGAGCTGAAACGACACGCTCTAGAAAGCTACAGTGCAACGAACGCACAAAACAGCTATTTGAAGCATCGTCAAAACAGCAAAGCACAGCGCAAATTAGAGCAGCCTGAATATTTCAATTTGGTGCAAGAAAAGTTTCTGACAGAAAACTGGTCGCCCGAACAAATCAGCGCACGATTAAAATTGGAAAAATCTGAATTATCCATTAGTTATTCAACCATTTATCGTGGTATTTATTCAGGGTTGTTTGATATAGGCGAACGCAAAGCCAGTCGCAAACTGCGCCACAAAGGCAAAACACGGCATACAAAAAATCATCATGAAAAACGTGGCAAAATTCAGATATCCAACCATTTGAACGACCGTCCCATTTCGGCGCAAAATCGCAGTCGCTTTGGGCATTGGGAAGCCGATACCGTACTGGGTAAAGCGGGTGGAGCTTGTTTGCTGACGCTGACGGAACGCAAAAGTCGTTTTGAGTTGGTGAAGAAAATTCCTGCCAAAAAAGCCGAAGCAGTCCAAAAAGCCATGATTGAATTGCTGGATTCACATATATTGCGGTCAATTACGCCAGACCGTGGTAAAGAATTTGCCCAACATCGTTTGGTAACAGAAGCACTGGGTGTAGAATTTTACTTCCCCGAGCCGCATCAACCGTGGACACGGGGAACGAATGAAAATACAAATGGGTTACTTCGTGAATACTTTCCGAAGCACCAAGACATCAATCAGTGGAGCGAAGTTGATATTCAACAGGTGGTCAATAAACTGAATTTACGACCACGTAAATGTTTAGGTTGGAAAACACCTTATGAAGTTTACTTCAAAAAAACGTTGCACTTGGTTTGA
- a CDS encoding SDR family oxidoreductase produces the protein MNTVSIIGLGWLGLPLAHHLKTQGWEVSGTKRTALAVQQIQEEGIDCIQLDLSLSYIPSEILNSQRMIINIPPSRSEDNYIEGIKRLVSLGILQNLEHVIFISSTSVFPNTQGIFDEESPTEITSPTTQKLVEVEQWLLTLDIHCDILRLGGLIGKNRHPIHYLAGKSNLSGANQPVNLVHLNDCIRAIQLLLETPQKQRIYHLCSPLHPTRSEYYGEIAKQFQLTPPHFLPDNQPMKRIIAANKICQQLGFDYQYADIFKI, from the coding sequence ATGAATACCGTATCGATTATTGGATTAGGCTGGTTAGGTCTTCCGCTTGCTCACCATTTAAAAACACAAGGCTGGGAAGTCTCTGGAACAAAGCGAACAGCTCTAGCAGTACAACAAATACAAGAAGAAGGAATAGATTGTATCCAACTCGATTTATCGTTGTCTTACATTCCAAGCGAAATTCTCAATAGCCAAAGAATGATTATAAATATTCCGCCATCTCGTTCAGAAGATAACTATATTGAAGGGATCAAGCGGTTAGTTTCTCTCGGGATTTTGCAAAATCTAGAACACGTTATTTTCATAAGTTCTACCTCTGTCTTTCCTAATACTCAAGGCATATTTGATGAGGAAAGTCCAACGGAAATCACATCCCCGACAACTCAAAAGCTCGTTGAAGTTGAACAATGGCTACTGACCCTTGATATTCATTGCGATATTTTGAGACTTGGTGGACTCATTGGGAAAAATCGACATCCGATTCATTATTTAGCTGGAAAAAGCAATTTGTCTGGCGCCAATCAACCTGTTAATTTAGTCCATCTTAATGATTGTATTCGGGCTATTCAACTACTTCTGGAAACACCTCAAAAACAACGAATTTATCATTTATGCTCACCTTTACATCCAACTCGATCAGAATACTATGGCGAAATAGCCAAGCAATTCCAATTAACGCCCCCACATTTTTTACCTGATAATCAACCGATGAAGAGGATTATTGCCGCAAATAAAATATGCCAGCAACTTGGCTTTGATTACCAATATGCTGACATATTTAAAATATAA
- a CDS encoding ATP-binding cassette domain-containing protein → MALPLLDIQSISKRFTDRIGIFRKQDFYAVKNVSFNLYHQETLAIIGANGAGKSTLAKMLVGITEPTSGKMFFKDNELVYGDYAFRAKKIRMIFQDPNDAFDPNYNIGQILDSPLKLATNLSEERRNERIFKTLKLVGLYPEHALVHIKETSSSQKQRIALARALILNPEVIIIDDTLSTLDFSLKTQLTNLMLTLQERLGLSYIYVGQNLGLIKHIADKLMVMDKGEVVEYGNAKELLLNPQHPITIRLIESHFGQRLTEEAWAR, encoded by the coding sequence ATGGCACTTCCACTTCTCGATATTCAATCCATTAGCAAACGCTTTACTGATCGCATAGGCATTTTCCGTAAGCAAGACTTTTATGCCGTAAAAAATGTCTCTTTTAACTTATATCATCAAGAAACCCTTGCGATCATCGGAGCAAACGGGGCGGGAAAATCAACCTTAGCGAAAATGCTTGTCGGAATTACTGAGCCGACTTCAGGCAAAATGTTTTTCAAAGACAATGAATTGGTTTATGGTGATTACGCATTTAGAGCAAAAAAGATCCGAATGATTTTTCAAGATCCGAATGATGCTTTTGATCCTAATTATAATATCGGGCAAATTTTAGATTCACCTTTGAAACTCGCGACCAATCTTTCAGAAGAAAGACGCAATGAACGGATATTCAAAACCTTAAAACTCGTTGGCTTGTATCCTGAACATGCACTAGTACATATTAAAGAGACATCAAGCAGTCAAAAACAGCGTATTGCGTTGGCAAGAGCGCTGATTTTAAATCCTGAAGTGATCATTATTGATGATACGTTGAGTACCTTAGATTTCTCATTAAAAACACAGTTGACCAATTTGATGTTAACGTTACAAGAACGATTAGGCCTTTCTTATATTTATGTTGGGCAAAATTTAGGGCTGATTAAACATATTGCAGATAAATTGATGGTGATGGATAAAGGTGAAGTTGTGGAGTATGGTAATGCCAAAGAGTTATTATTAAACCCGCAACATCCTATTACGATTAGATTAATTGAAAGCCATTTTGGGCAACGCCTAACGGAAGAAGCTTGGGCGCGTTAA